TAATAATTTGACTACTTAAAAAATTAAATAATACTATTGCTATTACTATAAATATGGTAATATTAGCTAAAAAATGGTAAATTACCATTTTTACACCTATACTTTTAATTTTCATTATTGCCTCTTACAATTTCTTTTTTATATTCTTGTGGGGATTTCCCATAATATTTTTTAAATCTATCATTAAAATAATAAACTGAATCAAAACCTATCATTTCTGATATTTCATAATTTTTAAGATTAGTACTAAGTAATAAAAGTACAGCTTTTTCCATTCTAACTTTTAACACATAGTCTTGAAAACTAAGTCCATATTTCTTTTTAAAAAGAATGCTAAGATACCCTTTACTAAAACTTAGTTTTTCAGCTAAATATGATAAATTAAACTCACTTTTAAAAATATATTTCCCTAATACTTCATCTATATTATCTTTTTCAATTTCTATATCACTATCTGCAACATAGTTTTCTTTTATTTTTTTTGTTTTCTTTTTTATCAATCTTTTTGTCATTTCGATTATATCATTTCTAGTTGTAGGCTTCAATATATAATCATCTACACCTATTTTTATTGCTTCTCTCATATAATCAAAATAATCATACCCAGATATTATACCTATCATAATATTTGGATTTTTTTCTTTAATTTCTTTTGACAATTCTAAGCCGTTTTTTAGGGGCATATTTATGTCCATTAAAATTATATCGACACTATTATTAGAAAGTATATCATCGGCCTCATCACTATTTGAGGCCTCAAAAATATCTTTAATCTCTAAATCACTATTGGTTAAAGTCCTACTCATACTCGTTCTTATTATATCTTCATCGTCTATTATTAAAATGTTCATTATATTCCCCTATTTATATTATTTATATATTTATCTATATTATTTATTTTAAATATTTAATTATTTTAAGCCTTTAATTACTTCTTTTATTCTCTTATTACTCATAGCTCCTGTTAAAACTTTTTCAATTTCACCTTTAGAATTTATGAAAACATTTGTAGGGTATCCTCTAACTCTTGCTTTTTTGATGAAAGCTCCTTCTTCATCAAAATATATTTTTACATTTTTATAATCGTTTAATCCATTCCACCATTCTTTAAAATCTGCTTTAGTTTGTTCTCCAATTTTTTCTGGTGAAATTACTGTTATTACATTAAAATCAAGTTTTTCTTTTGATAATTCTTCAACATCTTTTAAAGTGTAAAGACAAGTTGGACACCAAGACGCCCATAGTTTTACATATGTCTTACCTTTAAATTCACTAACTGTTTTTACTTTATTTGTATTATAATCTACTAATTTTATATCTGATGCTTCATTTTTAGCAAAACTAAAGAATGAAATCATTGTCATAATTGTTATTAAAATCTTTTTCATAATCTACTCCTTATAAACTTATACTATTGAAAAATGCACTTAAATATGCGAACTTATCAAATATTAATCCTAAACCTAAGAATATTATTAACACTGCTCCTAATTTTTTAATAAACTCTAAATTATTTTTTATAATAGATAATTTATTTGATAATCTATCATAGAAGAATGTGAATATTATAAACGGTGTTGTAAATCCTAAAACAAACACTAATAATAAGAATGCTCCATATATATTTGAACTAGTATCTCCTGCATATGCTAATACTGTTGCTAATATTGGCCCTACACATGGTGTCCATCCAAGACCAAAACTAAGTCCTAAGATTAATGACTCCACTGCTGGATTTTCATATTTCTTTACATTTACTATTCTAGTTTGGTTTAATATTTTTAAGTTAAATATTCCATATTGTTGTAATCCAAATATTACAACTAAAATTCCTGTTATTACTCTTACGGTAGGAGTATATATATAATCAGCTAATGCCCCTACTCCAAATCCTAAACTTACAAATGTGAATGATAATCCTGATAAAAAGAAAATTGTATTCCTTATTTTTTTACCACCACGTTCCAAGACTGCCAAATATACTGGCAGAATTGGAAATACACATGGAGAAAAAAACATAATTACTCCTGCTATGTATATACTTACTAAATATATGTCTATCATTTTTGCTCCTTTATTTTACTAATTTTTTCAAGTATCCATATCCTAACTCATCCATTTTGTCATAAGGAATAAAGTCTAATGCTGCACTATTAATACAATATCTAAGACCACCTTTATCTTTTGGACCATCATCAAATACGTGTCCTAAATGAGAATTAGCACTTCTACTTCTAACTTCTGTTCTCTTCATGTTGAAACTATTATCTTCTGAATATTTTACTACTTCTCTAACTATTGGTTTAGTAAAGCTTGGCCAACCACAGAATGAATTGTATTTATCTTTTGAAGAAAATAATGGTTCTCCACTTGCTATATCAACATATATACCATCTTCAAAGAAATCCCAATATTTATTTCCAAAACTTGCTTCAGTATCAGCATTTTGTGTAACTTCATATTGTAATTTATTTAATTGTTTTATTTTTTCTTCACTGTATTTTGGATAATCTGCTTCACTTACTACTACATCATCTGCTAAGCTAACGTCTATATGACAATAACCATCTGGATTTTTTTTCAAGTAATCTTGGTGATATTCTTCTGCAACTACGAAGTTTCTAAGTTTTTCTAATTCGATTGCAATTTTTTTGTCATATTTTGTTTGTAATTTATCTAATGATTTTTTAATTACATCGTAATCATTAGCATCTACATAATATATACCTGTTCTATATTGTCTACCTCTGTCATTTCCTTGTTTATTTATACTTACAGGATTTACAACTCTATAGTAGTAATCTAATATTTTATTTAAACTTATTTTTTCTTTATCATATATAACATGTACTGTTTCTGCGTGATCTGTTATGTGTAATTTATTATAACTTGTGTCATCAAATTTTCCGTTTCCATAACCAGAAATAACGTCAATTACTCCATCAAGTCTTTGTAAATATTCTTCAAGTCCCCAGAAGCAACCTCCTGCCAAATATATTTCACTGTATTTCATATTTTTTGTATCCTTTGTATTTTTTACACTTTTTGTATTAGTTACATTTTTCATATTTTTTTCTTCCTTTACATTTTTTGAAAATAGATTTACTGTAACAAGAGCTAATATTCCAAATAATACCATTATTCCTTTTTTCATGTCTATCACCTATTTCATCATGTTGTCTTTCATCATTTTATCTTTTCCATCATGCATATGTTTATGTCCATCTTTCATCATGTTGTCTTTTTTATCCATCATGTCTTTTTCTTTCATAGACATTTCATGTTGCATCATTTTTTTATTTTCCATCCCCGCTTTTTGGCTTGACGCACATGAGAACGCTAAACCTGATAATAAAGTTACTAAAATTAATTTTTTCATAATATATACTTCCTTTCATCTTTTATGATACAATTGTAGTACATATTTTTTAATTTTAAAATTCAATATAATTAGATTTTTTTATAATTTAAATATGTATTTCATATTAAATTGTATTTTATATACCAATATTATAGCATTAATCGAGAGTTTAGTGCTATATTTTTATTATTTCAATATTTATTTTAGTTTTTTCACAATATAATTAGACAAATCCATTAATTAAACCGATGAATCCCCCAAAAACTATTAATTTCATAATATCAACTTTTTTATAATACATAACTAATATTGAAACAAATAAAATATATAATATATAATCATTATGTGAAAATAACGATATTTTTATCAATTTAATTGTTGTAATTAAAACTAAAGCCACTACCGCAGCATTTATTCCTACTAAATATTTATTAGCTTTTTTAAATGCAAAGTATAAAAATATACTTAAAATTATTATTTGTGGTGTAATTACTCCTAATGTTGCAATTATTGAACCAGTTACTCCACCAATTTTATTTCCTATAAAACTAGCTGAATTTATCGCTATAGGCCCAGGTGTAATTTGTGATATAGATATTAAATCTACCATGGTAGTTGTATCTAACCATTGATTTTGTTCAATTACATATTTTTGTATCAATGGTAAAATTGCATAACCTCCACCAAATGCTAATATTCCTATATTTAAAAAGGTAAAATAAAGTTTTATGTATATCATATTTTTACCACTCTTCCTAATATTGAACTTAATATTAATACTATTATTATATGAACATTAAAAAAATATGTTAGTATAAATGCTAGTATAAATATTGTTATAAAAATATATTTTCTTTTTGATTTAAATAGATTCACCAACATTTTAATTACCGTTGCTAAAAGAACAGCAGAAATTGTTACTCCAATTCCCCTCATAACAGATTTAACATAAGGATTATTTATAAGTAAATTGTATATATTAAATATTATCATAATAACTATTATACATGGTGTAACGGATGCTAATGCTGATATTATAGCACCTAATTTCCCTTTTATTTTATAACCTACTAAAAAAGAAGTAGATAC
This window of the Oceanivirga salmonicida genome carries:
- the msrB gene encoding peptide-methionine (R)-S-oxide reductase MsrB — encoded protein: MKKGIMVLFGILALVTVNLFSKNVKEEKNMKNVTNTKSVKNTKDTKNMKYSEIYLAGGCFWGLEEYLQRLDGVIDVISGYGNGKFDDTSYNKLHITDHAETVHVIYDKEKISLNKILDYYYRVVNPVSINKQGNDRGRQYRTGIYYVDANDYDVIKKSLDKLQTKYDKKIAIELEKLRNFVVAEEYHQDYLKKNPDGYCHIDVSLADDVVVSEADYPKYSEEKIKQLNKLQYEVTQNADTEASFGNKYWDFFEDGIYVDIASGEPLFSSKDKYNSFCGWPSFTKPIVREVVKYSEDNSFNMKRTEVRSRSANSHLGHVFDDGPKDKGGLRYCINSAALDFIPYDKMDELGYGYLKKLVK
- a CDS encoding redoxin family protein — protein: MKKILITIMTMISFFSFAKNEASDIKLVDYNTNKVKTVSEFKGKTYVKLWASWCPTCLYTLKDVEELSKEKLDFNVITVISPEKIGEQTKADFKEWWNGLNDYKNVKIYFDEEGAFIKKARVRGYPTNVFINSKGEIEKVLTGAMSNKRIKEVIKGLK
- a CDS encoding cytochrome c biogenesis CcdA family protein; this translates as MIDIYLVSIYIAGVIMFFSPCVFPILPVYLAVLERGGKKIRNTIFFLSGLSFTFVSLGFGVGALADYIYTPTVRVITGILVVIFGLQQYGIFNLKILNQTRIVNVKKYENPAVESLILGLSFGLGWTPCVGPILATVLAYAGDTSSNIYGAFLLLVFVLGFTTPFIIFTFFYDRLSNKLSIIKNNLEFIKKLGAVLIIFLGLGLIFDKFAYLSAFFNSISL
- a CDS encoding chromate transporter, coding for MTFINLFSRIFLINLFTFGGGYTIIPIIDQTFVEELKLIKKDEMKDIIALASSVPGALAVSTSFLVGYKIKGKLGAIISALASVTPCIIVIMIIFNIYNLLINNPYVKSVMRGIGVTISAVLLATVIKMLVNLFKSKRKYIFITIFILAFILTYFFNVHIIIVLILSSILGRVVKI
- a CDS encoding chromate transporter produces the protein MIYIKLYFTFLNIGILAFGGGYAILPLIQKYVIEQNQWLDTTTMVDLISISQITPGPIAINSASFIGNKIGGVTGSIIATLGVITPQIIILSIFLYFAFKKANKYLVGINAAVVALVLITTIKLIKISLFSHNDYILYILFVSILVMYYKKVDIMKLIVFGGFIGLINGFV
- a CDS encoding response regulator transcription factor gives rise to the protein MNILIIDDEDIIRTSMSRTLTNSDLEIKDIFEASNSDEADDILSNNSVDIILMDINMPLKNGLELSKEIKEKNPNIMIGIISGYDYFDYMREAIKIGVDDYILKPTTRNDIIEMTKRLIKKKTKKIKENYVADSDIEIEKDNIDEVLGKYIFKSEFNLSYLAEKLSFSKGYLSILFKKKYGLSFQDYVLKVRMEKAVLLLLSTNLKNYEISEMIGFDSVYYFNDRFKKYYGKSPQEYKKEIVRGNNEN